A portion of the Streptomyces sp. NBC_01335 genome contains these proteins:
- a CDS encoding sensor histidine kinase, translating to MTATGADREAAGMTTRGYWWWERRRGVALDVGLALVSALECGLEGIQFAQEARLPVPVGVLFGLLAGSVLVLRRRWPIVVVLVSIATTPAEVGFLMGLVGLYSLAASDVPRRITVVLTGMSLVGSFVVTFVRLSRNLVDQASSAAVPGDWYAPVVSLFMALGLTAPPLLFGLYIGARRRLMESLRERADSLERELSLLADRAEERAEWARTEERTRIAREMHDVVAHRVSLMVVHAAALQAIAPKDPAKAVRNAALVGDMGRQALTELREMLGVLRSGDTLVAPRTGAGAGPGPGDGRQPLASVGRAAAAAAAAASAPEDGPRLGELEALVAQSRQAGMTVELSVDGDPRPYAPQVERTAYRVVQEALTNVHKHAAGAKTWVRLAHREAEVAMQVENGPSDAAAADAHLPSGGNGLVGMRERVTALGGVFVSGPTDAGGFRVSAVLPDAPVADVAVADVAEVADVPEAVDVPEVVVAPEAESVPIEVLPGQGGARKAAGEAGAR from the coding sequence ATGACCGCAACGGGGGCAGACCGGGAGGCGGCGGGAATGACCACCCGCGGCTACTGGTGGTGGGAACGGCGGCGCGGTGTCGCCCTGGACGTCGGGCTGGCGCTGGTCTCGGCGCTGGAGTGCGGGCTGGAGGGGATCCAGTTCGCCCAGGAGGCCCGGCTGCCGGTACCGGTCGGCGTGCTCTTCGGGCTGCTGGCCGGGTCGGTCCTGGTGCTGCGGCGCCGGTGGCCCATCGTCGTGGTGCTGGTGTCGATCGCGACCACGCCCGCCGAGGTCGGCTTCCTGATGGGCCTCGTCGGCCTCTACTCGCTCGCCGCCTCCGACGTACCGCGCAGGATCACCGTCGTCCTGACCGGGATGTCGCTGGTCGGCAGCTTCGTCGTCACGTTCGTGCGGCTGAGCCGGAACCTCGTCGACCAGGCGTCCTCCGCCGCCGTGCCGGGGGACTGGTACGCCCCGGTCGTCTCCCTCTTCATGGCGCTGGGTCTGACGGCGCCCCCACTCCTCTTCGGCCTCTACATCGGCGCGCGCCGACGGCTGATGGAGAGCCTGCGCGAACGGGCCGACTCGCTGGAGCGGGAGCTGTCGCTGCTCGCGGACCGGGCCGAGGAGCGCGCGGAGTGGGCGCGTACGGAGGAGCGGACCCGGATCGCCCGCGAGATGCACGACGTGGTGGCGCACCGGGTGTCCCTGATGGTGGTGCACGCGGCGGCGCTCCAGGCCATCGCGCCGAAGGACCCGGCGAAGGCGGTACGGAACGCCGCGCTCGTCGGCGACATGGGGCGCCAGGCGCTGACCGAGCTGCGCGAGATGCTGGGCGTGCTGCGCAGCGGGGACACCCTGGTCGCGCCGCGTACGGGGGCGGGCGCGGGGCCGGGCCCGGGGGACGGCCGCCAGCCGCTGGCCTCGGTGGGCCGGGCCGCCGCTGCCGCGGCCGCCGCCGCGTCGGCGCCGGAGGACGGGCCGCGCCTCGGCGAGCTGGAGGCGCTGGTCGCCCAGTCCCGGCAGGCGGGCATGACCGTGGAGCTGTCGGTGGACGGCGACCCGCGCCCGTACGCCCCGCAGGTCGAGCGGACCGCGTACCGGGTGGTGCAGGAGGCGCTGACCAACGTGCACAAGCACGCGGCCGGCGCGAAGACGTGGGTACGGCTCGCGCACCGCGAGGCGGAGGTCGCGATGCAGGTGGAGAACGGCCCGTCCGACGCCGCTGCCGCCGACGCCCACCTCCCGAGCGGCGGCAACGGGCTCGTCGGGATGCGGGAACGGGTGACCGCGCTCGGCGGTGTCTTCGTCTCGGGCCCGACCGACGCGGGCGGCTTCCGGGTGTCGGCGGTGCTCCCGGACGCGCCGGTGGCCGACGTGGCGGTGGCCGACGTGGCGGAGGTCGCGGACGTTCCTGAGGCCGTGGACGTCCCGGAGGTCGTGGTCGCCCCCGAGGCGGAGTCCGTACCGATCGAGGTGCTGCCGGGACAGGGTGGCGCTCGGAAGGCGGCGGGCGAGGCCGGGGCGCGGTAG
- a CDS encoding SGNH/GDSL hydrolase family protein, translating into MRKTAAAALVALGLWATAAAPAPVAVSAAPAAAAPVETVFIGDSSTGNFGIAPTRGPAGCVRSAENYPVKVVERLAPAGVRLDVRADVSCGGARIRDVWEAQSFPPSGGERAGGERAGGERIAPQEAALGPDTGLVVGSLGGNTAGVASILKQCSPRLRGAEGSMMPAEPVDAASPASECAAYFQGEGARWLAGRMAAVRQDLGRMFDQVKARSPNARVVLVGYPRLVPADTSRCLAEVPGGSEKPFADIGQDALTFLDAGVQRPLGDLMREAAEEAGATYVDLYARTGTTTGCDGARRGVGALLEGSEVSYGGHRLPWYVHPNRTGRDLQAAAVAEAIEGLLGA; encoded by the coding sequence GTGCGCAAGACCGCTGCCGCCGCGCTCGTCGCGCTCGGGCTGTGGGCGACGGCCGCCGCCCCGGCCCCAGTTGCCGTATCCGCCGCACCCGCCGCAGCCGCTCCGGTGGAGACCGTGTTCATCGGCGACTCCTCCACCGGCAACTTCGGCATCGCCCCCACGCGCGGCCCCGCCGGGTGCGTGCGGTCCGCCGAGAACTACCCGGTCAAGGTCGTCGAGAGGCTCGCCCCGGCCGGTGTACGGCTCGACGTGCGGGCGGACGTGTCCTGCGGTGGCGCCAGGATCCGCGACGTGTGGGAGGCGCAGAGCTTCCCGCCGTCCGGTGGGGAGCGGGCTGGTGGGGAGCGGGCCGGTGGGGAGCGGATCGCCCCGCAGGAGGCGGCGCTCGGTCCGGATACCGGGCTGGTGGTGGGCAGCCTCGGCGGCAACACGGCCGGGGTCGCGAGCATCCTCAAGCAGTGCTCACCACGGCTGCGCGGCGCCGAGGGGTCGATGATGCCCGCCGAACCGGTCGACGCGGCCTCGCCCGCCTCGGAGTGCGCCGCGTACTTCCAGGGGGAGGGCGCGCGGTGGCTCGCAGGGCGCATGGCCGCCGTCCGTCAGGATCTGGGCCGGATGTTCGACCAGGTGAAGGCCCGGTCCCCGAACGCCCGTGTGGTGCTGGTCGGTTACCCCCGGCTCGTACCCGCCGACACCAGCCGGTGCCTGGCGGAGGTTCCGGGCGGCTCGGAGAAGCCGTTCGCGGACATCGGGCAGGACGCCCTGACGTTCCTGGACGCCGGTGTGCAGCGGCCCCTCGGCGACCTCATGCGGGAGGCGGCCGAAGAGGCGGGGGCGACCTACGTCGACCTCTACGCCCGGACCGGCACCACGACCGGCTGCGACGGGGCCCGGCGCGGTGTCGGCGCCCTGCTGGAGGGCTCCGAGGTGAGCTACGGGGGCCACCGGCTCCCCTGGTACGTCCACCCGAACCGCACCGGCCGCGACCTCCAGGCGGCAGCGGTCGCCGAGGCGATCGAGGGGCTGCTCGGCGCGTAG
- a CDS encoding LCP family protein, translated as MSGQRRADGTPASSGGRRRRRTGRRTGRWIATAASILVLGAAGTGGWAYSHLSGNIKGADLDDSLGGDRPEAAAGGQNILVIGSDSRKGLGDAYGKNLTTMQSDTLMLLHTGGDGKWASVVSFPRDSWVRIPSCARGDGSTTKPHPFKINEAYAIGGSTGDEVKAAACTIKTVEANTHVRVDHFLIADFHGFTGMVNALGGVEVCPKEDIHDTKAHLDLKAGCQLVRDDKALGYVRARYGIGDGSDIGRIGRQQEFMQSLAARAKSKLYNPTALYGFLDSATKSLTADQDFAGIKPLYSLAGSLKGMATDRISFLTVPNYPRERDIPTDKANVTWQQPAALNLFKALNEDRETTPAALKQAAGELPAPAGTVSVTVLNGTGTRGKAAEVAEGLRALGFQIAGTGNAPAHAGRTTLAYTPDKAEQAKALAGRLPGLTPTPAAPDASAGITLTIGPDFPALTD; from the coding sequence GTGTCAGGACAACGCAGGGCGGACGGCACGCCCGCCTCCTCCGGAGGGCGGCGCCGACGGCGTACGGGCCGCCGTACGGGACGGTGGATCGCGACAGCCGCGTCCATCCTCGTCCTGGGCGCGGCGGGCACCGGCGGCTGGGCGTACTCCCACCTCAGCGGCAACATCAAGGGCGCCGACCTGGACGACTCACTCGGCGGCGACCGGCCCGAGGCCGCGGCCGGGGGCCAGAACATCCTCGTCATCGGCTCGGACAGCAGGAAGGGACTCGGCGACGCCTACGGCAAGAACCTCACCACCATGCAGTCCGACACTCTGATGCTGCTGCACACCGGAGGGGACGGGAAGTGGGCCTCCGTCGTCTCCTTCCCCCGTGACTCCTGGGTGCGCATCCCGTCCTGCGCGCGGGGCGACGGCTCCACCACCAAGCCCCACCCGTTCAAGATCAACGAGGCGTACGCCATCGGCGGGTCCACCGGCGACGAGGTCAAGGCCGCGGCCTGCACCATCAAGACCGTCGAAGCCAACACCCACGTGCGCGTGGACCACTTCCTGATCGCCGACTTCCACGGTTTCACCGGAATGGTCAACGCCCTCGGAGGCGTGGAAGTCTGCCCGAAGGAGGACATCCACGACACCAAGGCCCACCTCGACCTGAAAGCCGGCTGCCAGCTCGTCCGGGACGACAAGGCCCTCGGTTACGTGCGCGCCCGCTACGGCATCGGCGACGGCTCGGACATCGGCCGCATCGGCAGGCAGCAGGAGTTCATGCAGTCACTGGCGGCCCGCGCCAAGTCCAAGCTGTACAACCCCACCGCGCTGTACGGCTTCCTCGACTCCGCCACCAAGTCGCTGACCGCCGACCAGGACTTCGCCGGCATCAAGCCGCTCTACAGCCTTGCCGGCAGCCTCAAGGGCATGGCCACCGATCGCATATCCTTCCTGACCGTCCCCAACTACCCCCGCGAGCGCGACATACCGACGGACAAGGCGAACGTGACCTGGCAACAGCCGGCGGCCCTGAACCTGTTCAAGGCCCTGAACGAGGACCGTGAGACAACTCCGGCCGCCCTCAAACAGGCTGCCGGCGAACTCCCCGCGCCGGCCGGCACGGTCAGCGTCACCGTCCTCAACGGCACCGGCACCCGGGGCAAGGCCGCGGAGGTCGCCGAAGGGCTCCGCGCCCTCGGCTTCCAGATCGCCGGCACCGGCAACGCCCCCGCCCACGCCGGGAGGACCACCCTCGCCTACACCCCGGACAAGGCGGAACAGGCCAAGGCCCTCGCAGGTCGGCTGCCAGGTCTCACACCGACCCCCGCCGCACCGGACGCCTCCGCGGGCATCACCCTGACCATCGGGCCCGACTTCCCGGCTCTCACCGACTGA